A window of the Paenibacillus woosongensis genome harbors these coding sequences:
- the glpK gene encoding glycerol kinase GlpK, which yields MEQYILALDQGTTSTRAILFNKQGEIVHLAQREFPQYFPKPGWVEHNPNEIWGSTLAVIASCLSESGVKPGQVAGIGITNQRETTIIWEKETGNHIYNAVVWQSRQTADICEELMAAGHNPVFQQKTGLLIDPYFSGTKVKWILDHVEGARERAEKGELLFGTIDSWLIWKLTGGQVHVTDYSNASRTLMYNIHELCWDDELLELLQVPKVMLPEVRSSSEVYGRTAPYHFFGHEVPIAGAAGDQQAALFGQNCFERGMVKTTYGTGCFMLMNTGDQPVSSGHGLITSIAWGIGGKVEYALEGSIFVSGSAIQWLRDGLRMFRESKDSERYAERVQSTEGVYVVPAFVGLGSPYWDSDVRGAVFGLTRGTSKEHFIRATLESLAYQTKDILVAMEKDCGYKVNTMRVDGGAVSNTFLMAFQSDILDVPVERPAVRETTALGAAYLAGLAVGYWRDLEEIRRIWSLERRFEPTMPENERESLYNGWKKAVYAATAFK from the coding sequence ATGGAACAATATATACTTGCTCTTGACCAGGGAACTACAAGTACGCGGGCGATTCTGTTTAACAAGCAAGGGGAGATCGTGCACTTGGCGCAGCGTGAATTTCCGCAATATTTTCCAAAGCCAGGGTGGGTGGAGCATAATCCCAATGAAATTTGGGGTTCCACTCTCGCGGTGATCGCTTCCTGCTTGTCGGAGTCAGGGGTTAAGCCGGGGCAGGTGGCTGGAATCGGTATCACGAACCAGAGGGAAACAACGATCATTTGGGAGAAGGAGACCGGAAATCATATCTACAATGCTGTTGTATGGCAATCCCGGCAGACAGCGGATATTTGCGAGGAGCTGATGGCGGCGGGCCATAATCCAGTATTCCAGCAAAAGACGGGACTGCTGATCGATCCCTACTTCTCAGGGACGAAAGTGAAGTGGATTCTGGATCATGTCGAGGGAGCAAGGGAGCGTGCAGAAAAGGGAGAGCTGCTCTTCGGTACGATCGATTCCTGGCTCATTTGGAAGCTGACCGGCGGCCAGGTGCATGTGACCGACTACTCTAACGCTTCGAGGACCTTGATGTATAACATTCATGAGCTATGCTGGGATGACGAACTTCTGGAGCTGCTTCAAGTTCCGAAAGTCATGCTTCCCGAAGTACGCTCATCCTCTGAGGTTTACGGACGGACGGCGCCTTACCATTTCTTCGGACATGAGGTGCCGATTGCGGGAGCTGCGGGCGACCAGCAGGCCGCTTTATTCGGACAAAATTGCTTCGAGCGGGGCATGGTAAAAACGACGTACGGCACAGGCTGCTTCATGCTGATGAATACGGGCGATCAGCCAGTCTCGTCGGGCCATGGCCTCATTACATCGATTGCCTGGGGGATCGGCGGCAAGGTTGAATATGCGCTTGAGGGAAGTATCTTCGTCTCCGGTTCAGCCATACAATGGCTAAGAGACGGTTTGCGGATGTTTAGGGAGTCGAAGGACAGCGAAAGGTATGCCGAACGCGTCCAGTCCACGGAGGGGGTATACGTCGTGCCGGCCTTTGTCGGCTTAGGCAGCCCGTATTGGGACAGCGACGTTCGAGGCGCTGTATTCGGCCTCACTCGGGGAACGAGTAAGGAGCATTTTATCCGCGCAACCCTTGAATCCTTGGCTTATCAGACCAAGGACATTCTAGTGGCGATGGAGAAGGATTGCGGCTACAAGGTGAATACGATGCGGGTGGACGGGGGAGCGGTGTCGAATACGTTCCTGATGGCATTCCAGAGCGATATTCTCGATGTTCCGGTGGAACGTCCGGCTGTGCGCGAGACGACCGCGCTAGGCGCAGCTTATCTGGCTGGGCTTGCCGTAGGATATTGGCGGGATCTTGAAGAAATTCGCCGCATCTGGAGCCTGGAACGGCGATTTGAACCGACAATGCCAGAAAATGAGCGGGAATCGCTCTACAATGGCTGGAAAAAAGCCGTTTATGCCGCTACGGCCTTCAAATAA
- a CDS encoding helix-turn-helix domain-containing protein: MKSSDRNSKFLLTHREREVFELLVQDKTTRDIAGQLFISEKTVRNHISNVMQKLNVKGRAQAVVELIKLGELKI; encoded by the coding sequence TTGAAAAGCAGCGATCGTAACAGCAAATTTCTGTTGACTCATCGTGAGCGGGAAGTTTTTGAACTCCTCGTGCAGGATAAAACGACGCGCGACATTGCGGGGCAACTATTCATTAGCGAGAAGACCGTACGAAATCATATTTCTAATGTCATGCAGAAATTGAACGTAAAAGGTCGTGCGCAGGCGGTTGTCGAGCTGATTAAGCTTGGGGAGCTGAAAATCTGA
- the thiC gene encoding phosphomethylpyrimidine synthase ThiC has protein sequence MASETSNNTVNPEFLAFPGSRKVYLQGSRPDIQVPMREIALAPTVRGESEEENEPVRVYDCSGPYTDANYHADIRTGLPANRKNWILERGDVEVYEGRSIRPEDDGYQTEKQLDQTETFPGLRRKPLRAKAGRNVTQMHYARKGIITPEMEYISIRENVTPEFVRREVAEGRAIIPSNINHPESEPMIIGRHFLVKINANIGNSAVASSIEEEVEKMRWATRWGADTIMDLSTGKNIHTTREWIIRNSPVPVGTVPLYQALEKVGGKAEALSWEVYRDTLIEQAEQGVDYFTIHAGVLLRYIPLTAKRVTGIVSRGGSIMAAWCLAHHQENFLYTHFEEICEIMKSYDIAFSLGDGLRPGSIADANDEAQFAELETLGELTQIAWKHDVQVMIEGPGHVPMHLIKENVDKQMEICQEAPFYTLGPLTTDIAPGYDHITSAIGAAMIGWFGTAMLCYVTPKEHLGLPNKDDVREGVIAYKIAAHAADLAKGHPGAQERDNALSKARFEFRWRDQFNLSLDPERALEYHDETLPAEGAKTAHFCSMCGPKFCSMRITQDIRDYAKQHGIEEEEAIAKGLEEKSRQFKEAGNVIYR, from the coding sequence ATGGCAAGCGAAACCAGCAACAACACAGTAAACCCTGAGTTCCTAGCTTTTCCGGGCAGCCGCAAGGTGTATCTTCAAGGTTCACGGCCGGATATACAGGTGCCCATGAGAGAGATCGCACTTGCGCCGACCGTTCGCGGAGAATCGGAAGAAGAGAATGAACCCGTTCGGGTATATGATTGCAGCGGTCCTTACACCGACGCTAACTATCATGCGGATATTAGGACAGGGCTTCCAGCGAACCGCAAAAATTGGATTCTGGAGCGGGGGGATGTGGAGGTTTATGAAGGCAGGAGCATAAGACCTGAGGATGATGGATACCAAACAGAAAAGCAGCTTGATCAGACGGAGACATTCCCCGGCCTGCGCCGTAAGCCTTTAAGAGCTAAAGCCGGCCGCAATGTGACGCAGATGCATTACGCAAGAAAGGGTATCATCACGCCCGAAATGGAATACATTTCAATCCGGGAGAACGTGACTCCGGAATTCGTACGCAGGGAAGTCGCCGAAGGCAGAGCGATTATTCCCTCCAACATCAATCATCCTGAAAGCGAACCGATGATTATCGGCCGTCATTTTCTGGTCAAAATCAATGCAAACATCGGCAACTCGGCCGTCGCCTCCTCCATTGAGGAGGAAGTGGAGAAGATGAGATGGGCGACCCGTTGGGGCGCTGACACGATTATGGATCTTTCCACGGGGAAAAACATTCACACGACGCGGGAGTGGATCATCCGCAATTCACCGGTGCCTGTAGGCACAGTCCCGCTCTACCAGGCATTGGAGAAGGTAGGCGGGAAGGCCGAGGCATTGAGCTGGGAAGTCTACCGCGATACATTGATCGAGCAGGCGGAGCAGGGCGTCGACTATTTTACGATCCATGCCGGAGTGCTCCTGCGGTATATTCCGTTAACGGCTAAGCGTGTCACAGGCATTGTGTCTCGCGGCGGATCCATCATGGCAGCCTGGTGCCTTGCTCATCATCAAGAAAACTTTCTTTATACCCATTTTGAAGAAATCTGTGAAATCATGAAAAGCTATGACATCGCCTTTTCGCTTGGCGACGGCCTGCGGCCGGGTTCGATTGCGGATGCTAACGACGAAGCTCAGTTCGCTGAGCTCGAGACGCTCGGCGAACTGACCCAAATTGCTTGGAAACATGACGTTCAGGTGATGATCGAAGGGCCAGGTCACGTACCGATGCACTTAATTAAAGAAAATGTAGACAAACAAATGGAGATATGCCAGGAGGCTCCTTTCTATACGCTGGGTCCGTTAACTACGGATATTGCTCCAGGCTACGATCACATTACTTCAGCGATAGGAGCGGCTATGATCGGTTGGTTCGGGACGGCTATGCTGTGTTATGTGACGCCTAAGGAACACCTCGGCCTCCCTAATAAAGACGATGTTCGCGAGGGAGTCATTGCTTATAAAATAGCTGCACATGCAGCTGATCTAGCGAAGGGACATCCTGGGGCCCAAGAAAGAGATAACGCGTTATCCAAGGCCCGGTTCGAATTCCGCTGGCGGGACCAGTTCAACCTCTCGCTCGATCCTGAGAGAGCTCTGGAGTATCATGATGAAACTCTGCCCGCGGAAGGAGCCAAGACCGCTCACTTCTGTTCCATGTGCGGCCCTAAATTTTGCAGCATGCGAATCACTCAGGACATCCGCGATTATGCCAAGCAGCATGGAATTGAAGAAGAGGAGGCTATCGCCAAAGGCCTTGAGGAAAAATCACGGCAGTTCAAGGAAGCGGGAAATGTCATTTATCGTTAA
- a CDS encoding dipeptidase: MSYESYFQQHREQHLDELKQLLTIPSISALSEHKPDIARAAEWISSSLSSAGLENVEIIPTKGHPIIYADHLHAPGKPTVLVYGHYDVQPVDPLHLWETPPFEPTIRDGKLYARGATDDKGQLFLHIKAVEAILKEEKQLPVNIKFCIEGEEEIASPNLPPYLDEHKEKLAADVVLISDTALLEPGKPAICIGLRGLCSLEVTVHTANTDLHSGTFGGGVPNALHAIVSLLATLHDDKGKVAVEGFYQGVPELTPAMREEFAKQQFNEDKLKADLGLDTLYGEEGYSFVERTGARPTLELNGVYGGFQGEGSKTVIPKEAHAKITCRLVGNQDPQDILDKIEAHLKQHVQPGAKLNIVQVEKARAFTINPANPMLQKAADAYERVYGTRALFTHDGGSIPIVETLSRVLNAPAVMMGFGLPDENLHAPNEHFNLENFDKGLQTIVDYLKSL, encoded by the coding sequence ATGAGCTATGAATCCTATTTTCAACAACACAGGGAACAGCATTTAGACGAACTTAAGCAATTGCTAACGATACCAAGCATTTCCGCCCTATCCGAGCATAAGCCGGATATAGCCAGGGCAGCAGAGTGGATTTCCAGCTCACTATCGAGCGCAGGACTGGAGAATGTGGAAATCATCCCAACCAAGGGACACCCGATTATTTACGCAGACCATCTGCATGCTCCAGGGAAACCAACCGTGCTCGTTTACGGGCACTATGACGTTCAACCGGTAGATCCGCTCCACTTATGGGAGACCCCTCCGTTCGAGCCAACGATCCGGGACGGCAAGCTGTATGCCCGCGGAGCAACGGATGATAAAGGCCAGCTGTTTCTGCATATCAAAGCCGTGGAGGCTATATTAAAGGAAGAGAAGCAGCTTCCGGTCAACATTAAGTTTTGCATTGAAGGCGAGGAGGAAATCGCCAGCCCTAACCTTCCGCCGTACTTGGATGAGCATAAGGAAAAGCTAGCGGCCGATGTCGTACTCATCTCCGATACGGCTCTGCTGGAGCCGGGCAAACCAGCGATCTGCATTGGGCTTCGCGGCCTTTGCTCCCTGGAAGTTACGGTGCACACCGCAAATACGGATCTGCACTCGGGAACCTTCGGAGGCGGCGTGCCGAATGCGCTGCATGCCATCGTTTCCTTGCTGGCCACGCTCCATGACGACAAGGGAAAAGTAGCCGTGGAGGGCTTCTATCAAGGAGTACCGGAGCTGACCCCTGCCATGCGCGAGGAATTCGCCAAGCAGCAATTCAACGAGGACAAATTAAAAGCCGACCTGGGCCTGGACACGCTCTATGGCGAGGAAGGCTATAGCTTCGTGGAACGGACCGGTGCCCGTCCAACGCTGGAATTGAATGGGGTATACGGCGGATTCCAGGGCGAAGGCTCCAAAACCGTCATTCCAAAGGAAGCTCACGCCAAAATTACGTGCCGCTTAGTCGGCAATCAGGATCCTCAGGATATTCTGGATAAAATCGAGGCGCACCTCAAGCAGCACGTACAGCCTGGCGCCAAGTTGAACATCGTCCAAGTCGAGAAAGCCCGGGCGTTCACTATCAATCCAGCGAATCCGATGCTGCAGAAAGCCGCGGACGCATACGAACGCGTATACGGCACCCGCGCCCTGTTTACGCACGACGGCGGTTCCATCCCGATTGTCGAAACATTATCGCGCGTCCTGAATGCCCCGGCCGTCATGATGGGCTTTGGGCTTCCCGACGAGAATCTCCATGCTCCCAACGAGCACTTCAATCTGGAGAATTTCGATAAAGGGCTGCAAACGATTGTAGACTATCTGAAATCGCTCTAG
- a CDS encoding peptidylprolyl isomerase, which yields MDDKDKKELESVEGAEQEQGSDSAEPGTAEEAVTGSDTGAGTEEGVNADDSKEAEAAAEGSTEAEAEVDFTEPEAVQAIEAIEPTQAAAKPDYFFDGQANTGAGFTPPPSSSSSKAWPIISLILAAGLVIALVFPLLNNKKDVVATVNGTKITQDELYNELVKAGGGEQAKQALNAMVMKTLITQEAKKKNIVVTEEDINAEIDNYIKSFGSLEMLEQMLQQYGMTMDDLKQDSEMNVMITKLLEDKTNVTEDEVKQTFETYKESFSTPEQVRASIILVETEDEANEVIQQLKDGKDFAELAKDKSLDTFTKDSGGDTGFFERGQVEPAVEEAAFKLQQDEISGAVKTDEGYKVIKLTDRKEAKEGTFEENKEEIRKGLVAQQVQELFGDWYNELESQAKITNKLTDADTANSDNSAS from the coding sequence ATGGATGATAAAGATAAGAAGGAACTGGAATCAGTAGAGGGGGCAGAACAAGAGCAAGGAAGCGATTCCGCTGAACCGGGAACAGCTGAAGAGGCAGTAACGGGATCGGATACAGGGGCTGGAACCGAAGAAGGCGTAAATGCAGATGACAGCAAGGAGGCTGAAGCTGCTGCTGAAGGTAGTACGGAAGCAGAAGCTGAGGTGGACTTCACGGAACCGGAAGCTGTTCAAGCGATCGAGGCGATTGAGCCAACACAGGCTGCCGCCAAGCCGGATTATTTTTTTGACGGACAAGCCAATACAGGGGCAGGATTTACGCCACCCCCATCTTCCAGTTCGTCCAAAGCGTGGCCGATCATCTCTCTGATTCTAGCCGCTGGGCTGGTGATTGCATTGGTATTTCCACTGCTGAATAACAAGAAGGATGTTGTGGCTACGGTTAACGGTACTAAAATTACGCAGGATGAACTGTATAATGAACTTGTGAAGGCTGGCGGCGGAGAGCAAGCCAAGCAAGCGCTGAATGCTATGGTTATGAAGACTCTGATCACGCAGGAGGCCAAGAAAAAGAATATCGTAGTGACGGAAGAAGATATCAACGCGGAAATCGATAACTATATAAAATCCTTCGGCAGCCTTGAAATGCTGGAGCAAATGCTTCAGCAGTATGGCATGACGATGGACGATTTGAAGCAGGACTCCGAAATGAATGTCATGATTACCAAGCTGCTTGAGGATAAAACGAACGTGACAGAAGACGAAGTAAAGCAAACCTTCGAAACGTATAAAGAGTCCTTCAGCACTCCTGAGCAGGTTCGGGCTTCTATTATATTGGTAGAGACCGAAGATGAGGCTAACGAGGTCATTCAGCAGTTGAAGGACGGCAAGGATTTTGCCGAGCTTGCTAAGGACAAGTCGCTGGATACCTTCACCAAGGATTCGGGCGGGGATACAGGATTCTTTGAACGGGGGCAAGTGGAGCCTGCCGTCGAGGAGGCCGCATTTAAGCTGCAGCAGGATGAAATCAGCGGCGCCGTTAAGACTGACGAGGGATACAAAGTCATTAAATTGACCGACCGCAAGGAAGCCAAAGAGGGTACGTTTGAAGAAAATAAAGAAGAGATTCGCAAGGGCTTGGTAGCGCAGCAAGTTCAGGAACTGTTCGGGGATTGGTATAATGAACTAGAGAGCCAAGCGAAGATCACTAATAAACTGACGGATGCGGATACAGCGAACAGCGATAATTCCGCAAGCTAA
- a CDS encoding class I SAM-dependent methyltransferase: protein MAEWYERSFGEDYLLVYKHRDVQGAKREVHTMISWLDLPAGAKVLDLCCGMGRHSMALVEAGYEVTGVDLSDVLLREARKNDPNGRVTWLKGDMRQLPLESGFDAVVNLFSSFGYFEEDTEHIKVLKEIRRVLKPGGQFIIDFLNPAYTVEHLVPRSERVDEGQHITEERSIQNGYVKKHITIRNMDSGTTDEPRQYLERIKLYNRADFTEMLNNSGLQLEHVYGGYGDIPYEPETSPRMILVGRSL from the coding sequence ATGGCGGAGTGGTATGAACGCAGCTTTGGTGAAGATTATTTACTTGTCTATAAACATCGCGACGTGCAAGGAGCGAAACGCGAAGTACATACGATGATTTCTTGGCTGGATTTGCCTGCAGGGGCAAAGGTGCTCGATCTTTGCTGCGGCATGGGACGACACTCCATGGCGTTGGTTGAAGCGGGTTACGAGGTTACGGGAGTAGATTTATCGGACGTGCTGCTGCGGGAGGCGCGGAAAAATGATCCTAATGGCCGCGTTACCTGGCTAAAGGGCGATATGCGCCAATTGCCGCTTGAGAGCGGTTTTGACGCGGTTGTCAACCTTTTCTCTTCCTTTGGCTACTTTGAGGAGGATACGGAGCATATTAAGGTATTAAAGGAAATTCGCAGAGTATTGAAGCCGGGCGGACAATTTATTATTGATTTCCTAAATCCGGCATATACGGTGGAGCATCTGGTGCCTCGCTCCGAGCGGGTGGATGAAGGACAGCACATTACAGAAGAGCGCAGCATCCAGAACGGATATGTGAAGAAACATATAACGATCCGGAATATGGACTCGGGGACGACGGATGAACCGAGACAGTATTTGGAACGGATCAAACTGTATAATCGGGCGGATTTTACCGAAATGTTGAATAACAGCGGCCTGCAATTGGAGCATGTTTATGGGGGCTACGGCGATATTCCCTATGAGCCGGAAACGTCCCCCCGCATGATCTTGGTCGGTAGATCCTTATGA
- a CDS encoding MBL fold metallo-hydrolase, whose translation MTAGRFQEWAEAGVIQIPISMAPPLRQVNSYLLRGPEGVTIIDPGPRTDATEQEWKEVLRELGLQPADIAAIVLTHHHPDHFGLAGYLQQLTHAPVYMSARSYEEAERMWGAKSTVNEALPALFRQHGMPEEWLSQLPSHLHSFMAQVTPFPEVTFVTEGSPIAMGGRNWEPIVTGGHAPGHMSYYNQSSKIMICGDAVLPQISPNISLVPGSEPDPLQSFMDSLKRLGAYEVSMAFPGHRSPFDYFNERIRLLIQHHEQRLERMEQLLLEKPMTGFEVCSAVFGTKLGIHQMRFAMSETLAHLIELVRQGRTALEETGGNGELQFRALQESYRAR comes from the coding sequence ATGACGGCCGGGCGATTTCAGGAGTGGGCCGAAGCTGGTGTGATTCAAATTCCGATTTCCATGGCTCCGCCGCTGCGACAGGTGAACAGTTATCTGCTTCGCGGTCCAGAGGGAGTCACTATTATAGATCCAGGGCCGCGAACGGATGCGACGGAGCAGGAATGGAAAGAAGTCTTGAGGGAGCTTGGGCTTCAGCCAGCCGATATTGCAGCGATTGTCCTCACCCATCATCACCCCGATCATTTCGGACTGGCCGGGTATTTGCAGCAATTGACCCATGCTCCGGTGTACATGTCCGCACGGTCGTATGAAGAGGCCGAGCGAATGTGGGGAGCGAAAAGTACGGTCAATGAGGCGCTGCCCGCCCTGTTTCGGCAGCATGGCATGCCTGAAGAGTGGTTGAGCCAGCTGCCGTCGCATTTGCACAGCTTTATGGCTCAAGTGACGCCTTTCCCCGAAGTTACTTTTGTAACGGAAGGCAGCCCAATCGCCATGGGAGGGAGAAACTGGGAGCCTATCGTTACCGGCGGTCATGCTCCCGGTCATATGTCGTATTATAATCAGAGCAGCAAAATCATGATCTGCGGCGATGCCGTACTGCCGCAAATATCTCCCAACATCAGCTTAGTGCCCGGCAGCGAGCCGGATCCGCTGCAGTCCTTTATGGATAGCTTGAAGCGGCTGGGTGCTTACGAAGTCAGTATGGCTTTTCCAGGACACCGCAGTCCGTTTGATTATTTCAATGAGCGGATTCGTTTGTTAATCCAGCATCATGAGCAGCGGTTGGAGCGAATGGAACAGCTGCTGCTGGAGAAGCCAATGACAGGCTTCGAGGTGTGCAGCGCCGTATTTGGAACCAAGCTGGGCATCCATCAAATGCGGTTTGCGATGTCGGAGACTCTGGCTCATTTGATTGAGCTTGTCCGCCAAGGCCGTACGGCCTTGGAAGAGACGGGCGGAAACGGGGAGCTTCAATTCAGGGCATTGCAGGAATCTTATAGAGCTCGTTAG
- a CDS encoding phosphatidylglycerophosphatase A family protein — MGMNQPKAKVPYTLNSKKVADATMEWLHKRGVTLDEIAELVMLLQQKYYPNLTMEECIHNVEQVLSKREVQNAVLTGIQLDILAEQGLLIPELQDMIANDEGLYGVDEILAFSIVNVYGSIGFTNYGYVDKLKPGVLERLNDKSLGPCNTFLDDIVGAIAASASSRIAHRKQAEREKELGEETIDSDR; from the coding sequence ATGGGGATGAACCAACCAAAAGCGAAGGTGCCTTATACTTTGAACAGTAAAAAGGTAGCTGATGCCACCATGGAGTGGCTGCATAAACGCGGGGTGACACTCGACGAAATTGCCGAGCTGGTTATGCTGCTGCAGCAGAAGTATTACCCAAACCTGACTATGGAGGAGTGCATCCACAACGTGGAGCAGGTTCTCAGCAAGAGAGAGGTCCAAAATGCCGTGCTGACAGGCATTCAACTGGATATTTTGGCAGAGCAAGGGCTTCTGATTCCAGAGCTGCAGGATATGATCGCCAATGACGAAGGTTTGTACGGCGTCGATGAAATTTTAGCATTCTCCATCGTTAACGTTTACGGAAGCATCGGTTTTACGAACTATGGCTATGTGGACAAGCTTAAACCCGGCGTCTTGGAGCGGCTGAACGATAAAAGCCTAGGCCCCTGCAACACGTTTCTTGACGATATCGTTGGAGCCATTGCCGCTTCAGCGAGCAGCCGGATCGCCCACCGAAAACAGGCGGAGCGCGAGAAGGAACTGGGCGAGGAAACGATCGATTCGGACCGCTAA
- a CDS encoding GerMN domain-containing protein, which translates to MNWNRSLRNTAVAGMLALPLLLTACNPFAAKSSGQIDPPPADVEYEMLRNLEAQDQTSLSTDGLMSTVYLENEHGLLAPVALRLPDEDSSTQLTRALESLVKDGPYAKHIPVGFTGVLPEGTEVEAVTLQKDQQLAIVEFTEPFTNYDARDERKIMEALAWTLTENPDVQQVQLWVDGAKLNEMPVDGTPLDRPLTRALGINLEISSGTSLSLSSPVTVYFSAATPEGVQYFVPVTRFVSSTTDRVQSALHELIKGPTQGEGLERVVTDNTSVDSIDVSQDGIITVAISDDMFEPGERVPAQMLQSLVLTVTENTQEEQVRIWLNGEKDVIGIDNQKYSEPVSRPETINEIPL; encoded by the coding sequence ATGAATTGGAACCGCTCATTACGCAATACTGCCGTAGCGGGAATGCTCGCGCTTCCGTTATTGCTGACAGCCTGTAATCCTTTTGCCGCAAAATCGTCGGGTCAAATCGATCCTCCGCCTGCAGATGTTGAATACGAGATGCTGAGGAATCTTGAAGCGCAAGATCAGACAAGCCTGAGTACGGACGGTTTAATGTCCACCGTCTATCTGGAGAACGAGCACGGTTTGCTTGCTCCGGTAGCCCTGCGGCTGCCTGATGAAGACAGCAGCACGCAGTTGACAAGGGCACTGGAGAGCTTGGTGAAGGACGGTCCTTACGCCAAGCATATTCCGGTAGGATTTACTGGTGTGCTGCCGGAAGGTACGGAAGTCGAGGCCGTTACGCTGCAGAAGGATCAGCAGCTGGCAATCGTTGAATTCACGGAGCCATTCACAAATTACGATGCCCGTGATGAGCGCAAGATTATGGAGGCTCTTGCCTGGACGTTAACGGAGAATCCGGACGTTCAGCAGGTTCAGCTCTGGGTTGACGGAGCCAAACTGAATGAAATGCCTGTGGATGGCACGCCTCTGGATCGTCCATTGACGCGTGCTTTAGGCATCAACTTGGAAATCAGCAGCGGCACAAGCCTTTCGCTGAGCAGTCCGGTCACTGTGTATTTCTCGGCTGCGACACCGGAGGGAGTGCAGTATTTTGTACCGGTTACCCGTTTTGTCTCAAGCACCACCGACCGGGTTCAATCGGCGCTGCATGAGCTGATTAAAGGCCCGACCCAGGGCGAAGGACTGGAGCGGGTCGTAACCGATAATACTAGCGTCGACAGTATTGACGTATCTCAGGATGGGATCATTACCGTAGCAATCAGTGACGATATGTTTGAGCCCGGGGAGAGAGTTCCCGCCCAAATGCTGCAGTCGCTTGTTCTTACCGTAACGGAGAATACACAGGAAGAACAGGTGCGGATCTGGCTGAATGGCGAAAAAGATGTCATTGGGATTGATAACCAGAAATACAGCGAGCCGGTTTCCAGGCCGGAAACCATTAACGAAATCCCTCTGTGA
- the rph gene encoding ribonuclease PH: MRINGREANERRPLNLTVNINKYAEGSVYIEVGDTKVICTATVEEKVPMFMKGQGKGWVTAEYAMLPRATHSRNQRESARGKQSGRTMEIQRLIGRALRSVVDLQALGERSITIDCDVLQADGGTRTTSITGAFVALALAVNKIVQKHALPVFPITDYLASVSVGIVGQETLLDLNYDEDSKAKVDMNVVMTGQGQFVEVQGTGEENPFSREELNKMLELAEKGIREMIQIQREALGPIAMKIGSKQSGADV, translated from the coding sequence ATGAGAATAAACGGGCGTGAAGCAAACGAGCGGCGGCCATTGAACTTAACAGTAAATATTAACAAGTATGCAGAAGGATCCGTATACATCGAGGTTGGAGACACGAAGGTAATATGCACGGCTACCGTCGAAGAGAAGGTGCCGATGTTCATGAAAGGCCAGGGCAAAGGTTGGGTAACTGCAGAATACGCTATGCTTCCCCGGGCAACCCACTCCCGTAACCAGCGCGAATCGGCACGCGGCAAGCAAAGCGGTCGGACGATGGAAATCCAGCGTTTGATCGGCAGGGCTCTGCGTTCCGTCGTTGATTTGCAAGCCCTTGGCGAGCGGTCGATCACCATTGACTGCGATGTGCTGCAAGCCGATGGAGGAACACGTACCACGTCGATTACTGGTGCATTCGTTGCTCTGGCACTGGCAGTGAACAAGATCGTGCAGAAGCACGCTTTGCCTGTATTCCCCATCACCGATTATCTGGCTTCCGTCAGCGTCGGTATCGTCGGCCAGGAGACGCTGCTGGATCTTAACTACGACGAGGACTCCAAGGCCAAGGTGGATATGAATGTAGTTATGACGGGGCAAGGCCAGTTCGTCGAAGTGCAGGGGACCGGCGAAGAGAATCCATTTTCCCGGGAAGAACTGAATAAAATGCTCGAGCTTGCAGAGAAAGGCATTCGCGAAATGATTCAAATTCAGCGTGAAGCGCTCGGACCTATCGCCATGAAGATTGGCAGCAAGCAATCGGGGGCGGATGTATGA